The genomic stretch ATACCTGGGCGGTGGATACTTGGTCTAGTGTTTAAGATGCtgcctgggcacctgcatccTACACAGGAGTGTCCAagcttgagttcttttttttttttaagatttatttttattacaaagtcagatatacagagaggagagacagagaggaagatcttccgtccaatgattcactccccaagtgagccgcaacggccggtgctgcaccgatccgaagccgggaacctggaacctcttccgggtctcccacgtgggtacagggtcccgaatctttgggccatccttgactgccttcccaggccacaagcagggagctggatgggaagtggagctgccgggattagaaccggcgcccatatgggatcctggggcgttcaagacaaggactttagccactagcccatgccgccaggccccaggcttGAGTTctgactctgggaagcagcagctgatggtatCAGACATTACATCCTGGGTTTGCCTGGGAGCATCtgactgcctttctaatacataattttcttaaagaaaattagGGCAGAGTGTACCATTTTCCTTAAAGGGGAAAAGGGGCTTACCATGGTGTATGTAATGCAGTCCCCGGCAGGAACGGGTCACACGCACACTCAACAATCACTGTCCTCATTCATCTGTACTGTGATCTGTTGTTTCTTCAAAGGATGGTTGGCCCTCCTCAATGCACCTAcctgttctgacccagcttgcccACACCAACTGTCCAGCAGCCCACCGTGCTTTCTATTCTGGGCGGTGTGGCAGCCTGCAAGCATTCCAGCTGAGTGACAACTCTGGGGGAACACACTCCCACCCTATGTGGGTCCTTCCTCGCAAGGACCACCCACCTGCCAAGGCAAGGTTAAACCAAGCCAAAGGTGTGTTGGCTGCAACCCACACACTCAGGCTAGAATGAACTGCTGCCTACCCAGGTGAACTTGACTCATTTACCTCTTTGGGTTTCCGATGCCAGTCCTTACTTTCCACTGCCGGGCCCGCATCTTTCATTTCCTCCCCGCTGAGGCCTCCGCGGCTGGAATAGGTGATGGTGCGCCAGTCTCTGGGCGAGTTGGAGATGCTGGCAATCTTGGATTCTGTGGCGCTGTTCTCCTCAGTCAGGGACCTGGAGGACGGACGGGTAAAGAGGCTTTTCTTCAGGGCCTGGACGCGTAAGCTCTCACTGTTACTTCCACTGGCATCTGAACAACACCACTCCGGGTTGTTCTCCAACGGGGCTGTGTGAGAGCTCTCGTGCGCCCGGAACACACGTGGGGAGGCTGTGTCGTCGGACGGAGCTTCACTTGTCAGGGAGTTCAGATCCATCTGTACGTTCACCTTCTCGGGCTGCTGCATCTTCTGGTCCAGTTTGTTGAGTTTGCCCAAGACCTGGGAGATTTCCTCACGCACTCCAGACAGCGACTCCAGCTTCCGCTCGATCTCACCAATGCGCAGCACCAGTTTGCACACACTGGTTTTCAGCTCCTCCTCCGAGGGCTGGAGGCGCTCGGGTCGGTTGACCTTGTCCCCCTTGCTGCCAGGGAACCCATTGGCAAGTTTGGGGAGGTGGCGCTCAGGAGAGCTATCACAGTCCGacttgggcagctgggacagggatCCAGTGCTGTTGTAGCAGGACGAGTGCATCACTCCTGTGGACCCGCTGACGCTCATGTCGTCGAGAAAACGGAAAATGTCGCTGATGTCATCGCTGACGACCTCCGAGTCGTCGTCGGAGTGCTTCAGGGCATGCCTGTCACTGTACTTGCCCTGCCCAGAGTTGCACAAGTCTTTGCCTTTCTTGGACTCCAGAACCTGCTGTTCGGTCTGGGTGCCCACGCTACTGGTGTCCGAGCTGAGCTGCCCACTGGTGCAGCCAATGCTCTTGTCTTTGAACTTCTTGACTGGCTCGTGCTTCTCCAGGTCGATGGGGGGCGGGATCTCTTTAGCCTTGAGCCCGTTGGGTTTGGCTGCATAGCCAACCTGGAGAATGGGCGGCTGGTCCTTGGGCACCAGGTAAGCTGGGCGTCTGTCTGGAGCGGGGAAAGCAGGGCTTTGGCTGCCGGAACTGGGGTAGCGTAGCTTCTCTTCCCCAGAGGGATTCCTATTGAAGAAAGACCGCTCAAAGTCAGGCACTTCCTCCGTGTTGAGGCTCCAGCTTTTGGCTGGCCATGGGGTCTGTTTGCTGGGCCGCCCTGGGCAGCGCCGGGCTTCTTGGACTCCGATCACTGGTGTAGGTCCGAAATAGGTGGAGGCTTGAAGATCGTCCAGGCTTTCATGTTTAACTCTCCTCTTGTCGGGTATAGGGGAATATTCCGGATTCAGGTACTGGCTGTTGTAGGGCATTTCAAAGCTGTGATTGAAGAAGGGGGGTTTGTGAGGCTCCTTCCGGTTCTGGGGCTCCCCACATTCCCCATCTGCTTTGCCGGGGGGGCCCACCAAGCTAGGGGAGACAGGCATGAGGTTGTGAAAGTCCTGCTTGAAGATGTTCCTCTTCTGCACACAAGACTGGACCACAAAGGGCTCCTCGTTGGAGAGGAAGGTCTCCTTGAGGCCCTGGCTGAGGGACAGCGAGTCCTGGTCGGAGATGGACTCGCTCTCGAGGTTCATGGGAAAGTAGGTTCGCTGCATCTCACAGGGCCGAGGGCTAGCCACGGAGTAGGGGGCCAGGGCCTGCAGCCGGTCCAGAGAGGCAGCTCGGCTCTTGCCCTCCTTGCTGACCCCCAGCAAGAAGTTGGGCTCAGAGGCCGGGACGAACTGCGGGCAGTCCTTGCAGTCCATTTTGCGGCTCTTGGAGGATTGCCTGGTGGGGTAGCCCCGGCTGAAAGGCCTGTCGTTAAGCTCACAGTTGAGTGACTCGCAGTCAGCGGCAGAGCAGATCTCTGTGATCTCCGTGTCTGAGCGGCAGGATTCAAAGGAGGCTTCCTTCTTACGCATTTTCTGGCGGCCAGCAGGTAGCTTCTCTTTGGCCACGCCCCCGTTCATCTGGATCAGGTTGAAAATGGTCACGATGTCGGCCGCCACCATGATCTTCTTGGACTGCTGGTTGTTCACGTTGCATTTCATCTTGTCTTTGAACAGCGTGGCTGGGAAGTTGGGATCGAGACAAGCCGTGTAGAAGAGCACGCTCCTCAGCTTGGCCAGCTGCGACAGATCGAACCGTGCGCACAGTGATTTGCACAGGTCCTGATAGGAAACGGTGTTTTGCTTGCTGTCCAGCTCCTCCAAGATCTTCACCAGGAAGACAGAGGTCTCCTGATTGACCTCCATGATTATTAAGATGTGGAGAGCGTGCAGACGATGCAGAAACTGCAGGCCAGGTCTACAGGGATGATATGGGAAGAGAGGGGGGATGGGGAAGAGGATTATTAAAACGTCACTGCAGTTTTCAGTCAGTCATGCCAtgaacacacagaaagaaaacatcttcAGGCCAGAGCCATGGCAAAGCAGATAAAACTATCGCCTGCAGTGCTCTaatcccacctgggtgacaggctgagtcctggtggctccactttcaatctagctccctgcaaacatgcctagaaagcagtggaggagtgcCCAGggacttggttccctgcacctgcatggagacccacaggaagctcctggctcctggattcagacaaACCTGcctcaggcattgtggccatttggggaaattaatcatcagacggaagctcactccacctctctctgcctctgcttccctgtaactctgcctttcaagtagaataaacaactaaaaaaaaaaaagaattttagtgGCTAAAAGCATATTAGGGACTTTAAAAACATCTCTATTCCTTTCCCAACATTCCACCTTGCAGAAATGATCAATGACAATGACAGTGCACAAAGATGTGCATTATGAAGGTATTTATAATCAAAGGAAAACCACACATCTGAGATAGCCCAGTTGTCGGGAACACCACAAGTAAAACTGACTACAATATATCATTAATCTTTGCAAATATTAATAAACTTACATTATTGAATAGCCTTACATTATCGAACATCCTTACAACAGAGTACTACTCATCAACTAAAATGTTCCAGTGAATGGGACATGCCATGTCATGGGTGAATCTCAAATATATTCTACACAAGCAGAAGAAACCAGAACCAAAAGGCTACACACGATGAAGACACCTCCACCGGCTCATGGAAATATGAAAGTATAACATGTTTTTGGTGGGGTCGGAGTAATGGCATAGTGAACtaagcctgcacctgcagtgtTACCAGCTCATacgataccagtttgagtcctggctgttccacttctgttccagttctctgtttatggcctaggaaagtagtagaagatggcctctttgcccctgtacccatgtgggagaccagaaggagctgctggcttcagattggtccagctctgactcttgcgcccatttgggaaatggagagatggaaaatttctttctctccttcttgttctgtaactctgcctttcaatcttTCAATCTTTCAatccttttcaaaaaatgtttttaatacaaGGCTttcagcttttaattccattttctgtgacctCTTGAAGTTCCTGTGTATGTGAGTTCCCTGTAATGACATTCAACAAAACAGGAGAATGTTTGCCAGGGCTGGATGTCAGGGCAACAGTTGTCCTTAAAGAGGCACAAAGAGACTTTTCTGGAACAATAGAAGCATCCTATATCTTTGCTGCAGTGGTAGTTACACACCTATACCCTTTGTCAAAATTTATGGAACTCCATGCTAAAAATGTGTGCATTTGAACATATGTAATGATGCCCCAACTTGTAAATCACACAAAACTTTCTAGGACACAAGAGTGAGCAAAACAATTAGAAAATATATGTGTCTACCTTGATAATATCTTCATGACAGACAATGGTATCTCTTCTTGGAAGccacaatgaaagaaaatattctacATTAAAATATCAGTAGTGGTTGAGCTTGAAAGGTAAACATGAATGTTGATCTGAATTGGTCATCTTTCCTCCTTGTCCCAGCCCTGGAGTGTGTTACCACTCAGATGTTCAAACTCACAGCCAAGTTGAGAGAAGTCTATGGTGAACTCTCATAAGCCAACCAATGGATCTTCACATTAGCGTTGTCCTGGATTTGCTTTATCATGTGTCCATGCATCATCAACCTGTCTTCTTTTGATATCCTTCAACATAACTGTCATCTGTT from Ochotona princeps isolate mOchPri1 chromosome 6, mOchPri1.hap1, whole genome shotgun sequence encodes the following:
- the MINAR1 gene encoding major intrinsically disordered Notch2-binding receptor 1, with translation MEVNQETSVFLVKILEELDSKQNTVSYQDLCKSLCARFDLSQLAKLRSVLFYTACLDPNFPATLFKDKMKCNVNNQQSKKIMVAADIVTIFNLIQMNGGVAKEKLPAGRQKMRKKEASFESCRSDTEITEICSAADCESLNCELNDRPFSRGYPTRQSSKSRKMDCKDCPQFVPASEPNFLLGVSKEGKSRAASLDRLQALAPYSVASPRPCEMQRTYFPMNLESESISDQDSLSLSQGLKETFLSNEEPFVVQSCVQKRNIFKQDFHNLMPVSPSLVGPPGKADGECGEPQNRKEPHKPPFFNHSFEMPYNSQYLNPEYSPIPDKRRVKHESLDDLQASTYFGPTPVIGVQEARRCPGRPSKQTPWPAKSWSLNTEEVPDFERSFFNRNPSGEEKLRYPSSGSQSPAFPAPDRRPAYLVPKDQPPILQVGYAAKPNGLKAKEIPPPIDLEKHEPVKKFKDKSIGCTSGQLSSDTSSVGTQTEQQVLESKKGKDLCNSGQGKYSDRHALKHSDDDSEVVSDDISDIFRFLDDMSVSGSTGVMHSSCYNSTGSLSQLPKSDCDSSPERHLPKLANGFPGSKGDKVNRPERLQPSEEELKTSVCKLVLRIGEIERKLESLSGVREEISQVLGKLNKLDQKMQQPEKVNVQMDLNSLTSEAPSDDTASPRVFRAHESSHTAPLENNPEWCCSDASGSNSESLRVQALKKSLFTRPSSRSLTEENSATESKIASISNSPRDWRTITYSSRGGLSGEEMKDAGPAVESKDWHRKPKEASQHRLPKQPKDGSFLVEQVFSPHPYPASLKAHMKSNPLYTDMRLTELAEVKRGQPSWTIEEYTRNTGDKGKLTALDLQTQESLNPNNLEYWMEDIYTPGYDSLLKRKEAEFRRAKVCKIAALIAAAACTVILVIVVPICTMKS